The genomic window TTATCCAATGTACAGACATCTTAAACTCCAGTCCAGAGTATCAATGTGACGAAAACAGTAAAACATTTTAGGAGTGCGTGAGAGCGAGAGCAAGAGAATGTCATTGAcagagtgtgtctgtgtgttttgtataaTTCAATATTTCCAATAAAAATGTGTTGTATTGTAACAGCCTCATTGTACGTGTGCAGTGTGCTATGCGTACCTCGAATAAAATATCTATGGACAAAAATCAAAGTCATGCGAAGAAATTCAGACTTACCTGAACTCAGATCGTCTAGTTGATCTGCTATGTCGCCAAAGCCGGTCTGCCTGAGTCCGGAGAGGAACTGTTGGAACCAGCCGGGTTCACGGCGGGACACGCGGTCTAGCAGGGTCACCACAGCGCGGGAGTTACCATGGTTACGGGCCTCGTTTTGAACCAGAACCTGCAGGATGAGGCCGGGGTGAATGGCATGTATAAATCTGAATAAAACGCTAGCATGGAACAAAATGTAGATTACGCACTGTTTACAAATCTTAACAGGTTACGTGAGAAAACAGGGAGATAAGACATTTAACTTGACAATAACTTAGGATGAAAGTCATTAGGTAATAAGTAAATAGTTCAACCGTACTGTAACACAAAATAATTTGAAGCAAAGTTTTAAAAACTGTGTTGAACATTCTGTTGGCAAAGGGTACATCCTAAGTCTTGGTATCGACGATTTGAACAGGTTCACCCTCCACAGATTGGCGTTTATCATTATATTACAAAGTCTCTAGTCCTTATGATCTCTAAACTCTGGATGTAGTGCTAGTTTGTATATGAAGACCCACTTTATCGTCGTCAGTAAGACAACAGAGATGCGGCAGCATGTCCACCGCCACGATCCGCTGCAGGTTAGGCGCGCAAACCGCTAGGAGGCGCCTGAAAAACGTCATGTCGCAGCCAGTCTGTCGTCCCTTGATGATGTCCCGGATGTGCTCATACCCTGTATCAGTGCATTTCGTACACAAGTGAAATCTGGGGTACAAATAAACGATAATTTTTTTTGTGAGTTGTGTGACTGAGCTGAAGTTTAGCATCCGGTTTAGCAGCCAGTTTTAGCAGCCGATTTAGCAGCCGATTTCTGACTATAGGAAAGCTAGCAGCCgactcagatacatgtacatatatttcttACTTTCTTTTACTGATTTCGTACAATTGCACACATTTGTCAACGTGAATGTGTCCGATCTACATAAACTTTCATCAAGCAACGATTCGAGTATGTTCTTTTGATTGTATGATTCTTAACTAAggcaaaaaaggtaaagcagtcatcctcaagtTGAGGTGAAACAAAATCgaccaaaatttaaaaaaaataactatAAAAGCGAAATCTACATTTTCTATTCTATCTGCATCCAATTCTATCTAAATTATATGCATCCTTTTCTATTTTATATTCATCCTTTTCTATTCTTTCTACATCCTTTTCTATTCTGTTTGCATCTATTATATTCTATTCTATCTGCATCCTTTTCTATTCTAATGGGAACGAGCGTGAAGCATCTACCATTGTCAGCGGAGGTATTGGTTTCTATAAAGACAAAAcgtgttcaaaattcaaaatatacaaattgtGATTTTATATGTATACTTTTTGAGGAAATTGTCCAAtacgtgtgcgtgcgtgtgtatgtgtaagtATGCGTACATCCGTGCGTCCCTTGACGTATTTTTCATGAATTCCCCATTGTTCTTGAAATATTCTTGCAACAGTGCGAAAATGCACTCATTCCTACGTGAATTCTCCAGGGCGTCCAGAAGAGCCTGAAACCAGCCGGGCTGTCTACACTCCTGCAGTACCGCTAACAGCCGCTGCATGGCCACCGCAGGTCCGCCACTTCTCTCATCGGCGAGGATTTTGTTGACTTCATCTGCAAATTCGTGACAAATACAGTGCCAAAAAACTCTGCTCTGGAGCAATCATTTATGTGACGTCTAGGACAGACGAAATGGCGTCATTATTCACATTTGGCAATAGAGCTCGAGCCACCAAAACATTTTATTCCCTATGTGAACCAacaaaatgatttcaaaaattcatgtttcaaatcttttcaaaaattttatcagatatataaaaatgaataaaaaaagtaaaCACGCTTCTTCCCTATGAAAGCACGGTATCATTTCCTGTTTTACCATGAAAGTAGCTGCCAACTTCCTGGTTCAAATGTTGATTTGTATGGCAGTCTCTAGTCCATATATCGTACCGAGTAGCAACAACTCAATACTTTGTCAAAAGGAGCATAGTGGAACAAAAAGTTTTCATCCACAAAACAATAAAACGCCTCTGAAAAAGCTGGCCGTTCGGGAATTAGCTAGGGGGTGTTGCGCAGCTGAAGGAGCGGTACCGGTGTGGTGAGAATCTTGTACTCGTCGGCCACGGTAGTCATTAAACAGCACTGAGAAAGAGGAAGTAACCTTCCGGTTCTTCCATTTTGGCTTTCGCATTGTACCAGAAAATAGGTATTGTTTTAAGGTTCATGAAAGACGTTAACGTCAGATAATCATTTCAGACAGTTCTAGCGGTGTACAGTCGATGACATCACCTTGTGGTAGGAGTGCCATGAGGTGTGCAATGATGGTGCTGGGTATGACGGTCTCTCTCAGTAGCGGCACGAAGGCCTCCAATAACGCCTTGTCCAGCTGGTCCCCTCCGGGGTTGTGCGGGATCCTTTCCGCCATGTCTCATGTCACTCCCAGCTGCTCTCTATGATGAAAGATCTGACTACAGCAGGAGCGATAGCTTATTTTCGCCCTGCGCTCATGATGGTGGCAAAACGCTACGCATGATGCGTAACGGACTTCCCCAGAACTAGTTTCGGTGTATTACATCTGGACTAGTCCACTTAAACCCGTGTGAGGGGTCACAGTCAGACTTGTCAGCAGTACAGTAGTATCCAAAATGGTACAGAGAGTGATATGTGCCGAAACAATCGTACGACAGCCACTAAGCTAGGACAATGTGACGTCCAAGTTGGTTGGAAATGTACTCACAATCATAAGGACATGCTGGATGTTAACGTTCAAGTTTATTGTTGCAGTTTCTATCGCCtaaactggtaaactgcctgAAGGTGTAACAAGATACATAAGACCtggctgtaaggtttgatccactcacaccaccACCCACACAACGCATTACGCATACCAATACCCTTGTTAATAaacgtggtgggttctttaatgtgtaCCAAGCGTGGCTAACCTCAAACGCAGGACATGTGGAACGTTCCCCCGAAAGACCCACCCCAGTAACATGACAAGCAAACCCTCGACCTTCAGATCCAGATGAGGGGTTACTTGTTCCTAGGCCAAGAAGGGCTTAGAGGGTAGGGAGctaccatagcctttttgaggatgtgtgtgtgtggggggggggggggggggcagcttGTTTTAATCCAATGTGTCTTGGGCACAGTGCTGAAagacggagcccatccctctccttccactgcgtTTTTCCTCCCCAGCCCAAGATACGAATTGGCGGATTGAGGGAAGTCGCAAAATAGTCTATCCCAAAAACACAACGTCTAGAtaggaatcgaacctgtgatCTGTCGATCCCGTCCACTACTCCAACCACGAGAATTTATTGCCCCACTTTACTTCAGTTCTTTTCCAAGTATCAAAAGTCGATTAACTGATCAATGCTCTCATTTACGAAAGGTCAACGTTTGGACAAAGCTATCAGACACAAATTGTGCCCTGTATAATGATACAATTGGATAATACCCCCCGATAATGTACGGATGGACTTTGATGTCCCTATGTCCAGCCGGTAGCGGCATCTGTGTTTTAGACATTTCCTGATAAACGCAACAGCTTGGTCAATTGAGTGGACAATGTGGCTAAGGATCCTTTTCTCCAGTAATCCTCGCTCCCAGTATGGGTGTATGATATCGGTAATTCTAGAGTGATTCATACATTATCATCATCCGCTGTGTTCTTCATCTGCACAACACGTTTGATGAAAAAGCAGCTCGGTTGTCACGGGTAACCTTGAAGTAAAGAGATACCATGAAAACAGTTCCAGATCTCTAGGCCTAGGTTTGGGACGAAATTTCTCGGGGTACTACTGTATGTATATGAACCTACATGCAATAGAAGGGGCTTTTCTATGTGTTTTTGCTAAGGATACATTCCTTGCTGACCAAGCACTGTATGTGACTTTGTATGCTTCTTCCGTTTGTGGCCCTTCCTAGCTGAAGATGATTCTCAGAATCATCAACTGCATGATTTACAAGAACATGAAGTGAATTCTACTTTGAACTTCTATTCCTTTCGCCTTCTGCAATGAACTTCTACTGGTCACTTTAAACATGCAAAACATGTCATATCGTCATATCATTTGGATGGCTTACATCAAAATGTGTTTGCACTTTACAGCTAACGTTTtaagctgtacatgtagattgctgCAACCTACATGATATAATTTTATCTGCTATCATTTTTATCCTTATagactttaactttaaaaaaGAATCCAAAACGACAAGTGTTATCTATATCAGTTATCTGTATCAGGTTTGTAATCTCCCGCAAGAGCGCACACAATACAAAGGGACCAAAGGGATTGTTTTAGCGGACCGGCCCCGCTGGCGAGGCACCTCCTGGCCCCACTCCGCCGGTCCCTGGCCGCCCGCAACCACTGGTGGCCCGTGCAGCTGGCGCTCTTTTGTACGGGGACGTCGCCGTGGTGTCTCCCTGCTCCATTCAAGCGAGATATTTTAGCGATGTCTGGTGAGTTAAAAGGGATGGAAGGAAGACAGGTAGACAGAGAAGAGAGTCATCATTCAGAGAGAGGTCGGTGGTGTTAAGAGTTGCTGAAATGACGGGAATGACGTGCGTTCGTACAGGTAGGTATTTTTACAGGCCTTATCAGGCATTTGGCCTAGTCATGTGTATTTTCATTTacgtacatataacgttacgtcaTACTAGGTGTGATGTAATGCTGGTGGGGTATTCCCATTCTTTAAATTAACTTTAGACTGTAAACTTAAGAAAACGCATGGTTCTTGAGAAATATACATATTATAGGACTCGCAGTTGTTGTTTTATATGTGTATTACGATATCTTTGACATTGATgctgacatacatacattaacTTTACGGGTCTCTCTTCAAACGTACAAGAGGCTAAAATATACAAAACGTTACATTTTTTCCGGGTCCTAGACAGATTTAAGTGAATATAGCgataaataaaagaaatattCAGCTTATCACCTCTGTTTGCAACTTCGCCGATGAGAATTAAGTGCTAGTATTGATATTTCATTAGAGAACAGGtctaaaacatttttcaaaatggtgtcCGGGTCTTTTGTGCGGCgaaagaaaaatcaaagttTCTACGACCACGTGGATTACTCGCTCACGGCGCGACGCCCGAcgtaccgtctgtctgactagcAAAGCGAAGCGACTTGAACCGGAAAATTGCCGCATGCATTGTAGTCCCCTTCCGGTATGCCCGTGCGACCACATGTCACCCAGCGGTCCTCCTTCGTCTCTCCCCCACCCGGACGAAGACCGTCGCCAGTCGTCGGCCTTCAGCAGATCGGTGGGGTTTTCGTTCGAGTGGGGGAGACGACGCATACCACTTTACATGCTGCCATTTGCGGAAGAATACCGGAAGAAGCAAGATATGTCTTTGCTATGGATGCTTAGCCAGAACTAGAGGGAAGCGGTTAGAAGGTATTTATGATACCAGAATTGTCACAAAAATGTACTGCACATTTTTTCTATATAAAAAGAGTGTAGCAAGCTTCAGGTCAACAGAGTTAGTGTTTTAATGGCCTACTGCGTTTGATGTGAGAAAAAAGGATTTGAGACATTTTCTACTATTCACACAGTGCACGTTTGGACTTCTTATCACAGTATCTATTGGTATCTGTACAATCAAGCAGACACAATGTATACATCCGCATAGTACGACATATCCGCAAACAGCTGACATGCTCCTGATATTGTATTCGTTTAAAATCCTGCAGGACGTGTCAGTGATATCATATATCATCTAGTCACCTACTATATCCCCGTACCTTGTTCTACATGTTATAACTGTCAAGATAGAATAGCTATGGAGCAAGTCCCTTAGATGTACCCAAGTTAATTATAACATGAAGTGCTTCTCGATGGCCTTTTAAAGTAGACACGAGTTGCGCGAGTCTTCACCATTCATTTAGCCTCAAAATACGGGCTTGCTTAGCTGAAGTCTGCCTTTGAACATATCACTGGACGGCCaagatagaaagaaaagaaaagatttgGGCCTTTACAGCTATTACAGTCGCGTGATTATAGATTGAAACCCTATAAAGCTTATTTCGAGTCTATCATTCCTTTACGTTTTTACAGCACTGTTATATTcgttgtatacatgtacgatTTTACGGACAACTTCAGCGTGGCTATGACAGTACCGACCGTCGACCGCAACGACCTACGTCAACATTTTACGTCACAAAACAGTGCGAATTGTGTACGACACATCCGCGACTGGCCTAAATCGTCTTCAATATGTCGTAAACCCATTGCAGGACGAATGTGACCTGGGCCCTTATATTGAGATCACAGTGAGCTGGTACCAACCGCTCCACTGAAGAGCTCTTGttttagatactgtaaatacatattaaacgttcgcgtggtttttatttcgcggtagggagaaaatggagtgttcgcggtggttttaagttcgcgtttgaaacaaaagtagcgcTACAGCCATGGGTGGGTAAAAGTTTGGGGATGGTTTTAAGTCGAGCTGAAGAGTTCGCCGCGAAAacaacgaacataaaaccaccgcgaacatttctgcatttacagtatataaaagCCCCCATTCAATAtcgtttggggggggggggggagaggtCAATTTTAGATAGATGCTACCATCGTCATTTCTATCGATTTCTTATATATTCCGGATGTATCACTTCAGGGGGTCAATATTTTGGCTGCAACAGATATATTCTTACAGTATCTGTCAAAAAAACAAACCAAAATGTCATTGAATGACAATAACTGTAGTCTATCAACCCCGCCAACAACATCATAGTGTTTAAATTAAAGTTTGACTCAGACTGCAAAGTAACTCGTCAGAGTTGGGTGACTTTAAAAGTATCGTACAATGATCTCCATTGTGTATTATTAACATTTCAACGAGACATTTAGATATTCATATCACGTCTTATTACATAGAGTGTGACAACTAAACACTTGCCTTGACAAGTACGTATAAACGAGCAGCAGAATGaccaatatatatatttccAGTGGACACGACAGTGTCGACATACGCCAAGTGGCCACTAGTATATATGATAAACACCGTCTAAAACAAGGCCCTTTCAGTAGCTAGCGCTTTTGCCTTCAATGATATTCCTCGGCTGTCTTGCCCTTGGAACTTGGCCTTTGTGTCAACAAACGCGTCCCAAAGTCAACGCATATGTCCCTCGTGACACGCCAGTATTTGATTTGAATGCTATCATAAGACCTCTGCTGCCATATTAGGCTCGCATACGTCAATGCAATACCTCAGATTTCTAATTCCAGCGGCTCCGGACGGACGGAACCATTCCAGTATCCCAGGAGGGGTTTTTGATACTTGTTTTGACGTAACAAACGCCGACATGCTGTTTCTCTGTGATATTGTAGCCCGGTTTGGACTAAAATAGCTAGGTTTGGCTATTCTTATTTAGCGTCGGCTTGCACATCTCATAACGTCGGTCATATGATGACCTGATATCACCTGAATATGTGTATTTCAAATGTGCCACATGCAGCGAAAGATGCATCTGCATAGTATTGAAGAAAAGGGCGATCGTATGTGTAATTCAGTTTATGATAGGCTTTAGGTGCATTCTGTGTACGTAGATTAGCAATAGCTGCACACACGTGAAATCTTGTTGTTCCGTTGGGTAGAGCTGAGAGTGGGCGATGCCACCATTGGGGGTTTGGCAGTTTTTGTAAGCCGTTATTGGCCGTTATAATCTTATGTGCATTATAAAGGGTAATTTTTAGACGGCTGGATTCATCGTACCTAACGCTCTAATTCGAAATAGGGACAAATCGAATTTTTAACATAATGCGCTATGAGCGCCGAGAATTTTGCATAATTCGAACTGCACTACCGActacccccatgcagaccccccaCAATTGACTCTATCCGAGAGGTCGACTGTCAAGCCGAAGAGAGCCGAGCCGGATGTTTGAGGATCTCTAACCCGGTAGTGCAGATAACTCAGACGGGGGCTCAGAAAGGACTACGTCGTTCAACAGTTCTGAACAGCGGTAGGTGGGACTTTTATAGTTCGTGACTTTCGTAGTAAATCATAGGTAGGTTGTAGCAAGGAGATTAATAtcaaccaacctccttggttgctgAAAATTTGGAATTACCAGCGCTATATTGTCCATCCATGTAAACAATAAAAGATGTTAAGCGTCCCCCTAACCAATGATAAACACGGGAGGTTGACGTTTCTGTAAAATCGGATCACTTCGCTATGCAGGAAAACTAAAAGCACCACTTAGtttgttgtctgtttgtcaATTTGCATGCATGTCGGGTATAATCGCATGTATGCATGACTGGTACAGGCATTAGTAGTCTACACCAGACTACTAGCTGTAGAGTTGCTGAAAAATACACTGAGTAGCAAGTGGCCAAGTAGGGTGAGTAATTTTTCGGACTGAAGAG from Branchiostoma lanceolatum isolate klBraLanc5 chromosome 4, klBraLanc5.hap2, whole genome shotgun sequence includes these protein-coding regions:
- the LOC136432756 gene encoding uncharacterized protein isoform X2, with translation MAERIPHNPGGDQLDKALLEAFVPLLRETVIPSTIIAHLMALLPQDEVNKILADERSGGPAVAMQRLLAVLQECRQPGWFQALLDALENSRYEHIRDIIKGRQTGCDMTFFRRLLAVCAPNLQRIVAVDMLPHLCCLTDDDKVLVQNEARNHGNSRAVVTLLDRVSRREPGWFQQFLSGLRQTGFGDIADQLDDLSSVPEAVPVSSVETSRSFAEVSGTVTGGAVLTDAEGGHQSSPVRPVSLDLRRETEENTTHRRQVPVHEPEPSSPSSPEDAAPWKAALSDLASQLFGQVGLGGTVGQYKRGVQPRLEMEVLWRSTGPRQRAFFSRSGRME
- the LOC136432756 gene encoding uncharacterized protein isoform X1 — its product is MAERIPHNPGGDQLDKALLEAFVPLLRETVIPSTIIAHLMALLPQDEVNKILADERSGGPAVAMQRLLAVLQECRQPGWFQALLDALENSRYEHIRDIIKGRQTGCDMTFFRRLLAVCAPNLQRIVAVDMLPHLCCLTDDDKVLVQNEARNHGNSRAVVTLLDRVSRREPGWFQQFLSGLRQTGFGDIADQLDDLSSVPEAVPVSSVETSRSFAEVSGTVTGGAVLTDAEGGHQSSPVRPVSLDLRRETEENTTHRRQVPVHEPEPSSPSSPEDAAPWKAALSDLASQLFGQVGLGGTVGQVNVFGRTIHYSTRGAFSRGLKWKFYGEARDQDSGRSFQDPEGWNNQSTAIRRAAGGVLKILMAEGIIEYREINEEDFGNLD